Sequence from the Panicum virgatum strain AP13 chromosome 5N, P.virgatum_v5, whole genome shotgun sequence genome:
ATGGAGCTGGAGGACCAAGCTACCCACAAGGTGGCCCATATGGTGCATCCggtccaggccgaggaaactaTTCTCAAGGTGGCTCCCGCAATCAGCAGCAGTATGGGAACTGGCAATAAGATGGCAGTATCATGCCACTGAATTGTCCCTCCAAGTTGTACCATGTATTAGCAGTATCATGCCACTGAAATGTTCTTCCAGTTGTAACATGTATGTATTTGTGAGATGCATCTTATAATTGACACTGTAATTGGATCCAGGCATCTCGTATGTATGCTGTTGGactcgagtagttgtactatgCCACTGGAAGGATGCTGCAAAGACAGCAGAGTTTGCTATTAACAGATGATAATCAATATCCTCCACCATTTCTTCTCTGAATCGTTCAGGTACAGTTCGCAAGTCTCTTATGTAAGGGACCAGCAGGTCTAGACTCCAATAATAAACCCTTTCACTGGCAATGCACAAAGCAGTCGAATTAAATGTCTGGCCCGGCTACCACTCGCCCATCTAGCTCTTCAACTGCCTTGTGCTTCAATTCCTTAGTTTTGCTTTTTGCTGCTTCATAGTCATGCCTCACAGCCTCAGCGTAATAAACGACAACTATCTCTTACGTAAAGAGCTGAAGTAATGACTATAAAAAACTTTACAATAGGAGCATAAATCCGAATTCATGGGAAAATGGCTTCCACAAATGCCTCAGCATCAAAAGGTTGAAGATCTTCCATCCCTTCACCAACCCCAATAAACTTCACTGGGATTCCAAGTTCATCTACAACACTAACCTGCAGCCAGTCAAGCAAGAAAATTCAAGCTGGATAGATAAGGCACCTATTTAAGTTGCGGATTGCAAGAAAACGTGCATACCACACAGCCACCCCGCGCAGTGCCATCTAGCTTAGTCAGGATGAATCCTGTGACTCCAACAACCTGGTAACGAGCAAAGGCAGCACAACATCACCACTAATCCTCTTGAAACAAAGATTATGAAATCCAGTACTGAATTATCAGGTGTATGATTACATCATTGAACTCCCTCGCTTGCTGTAACATGTTTAAGCCTGTGGtgccatcaagaacaagcaaaatcTCCTGCAGAACATGGACAACATGATTGTTATCAACTGTAAAATGACCAAAGAATAAAATACCAGCAGGTTTATAAGATCTGTGCATCAATAAACCTGCAACACCTTAAAACGCATGATCATATTAAAACTTTTCATATTGAATGCAACATACATTAGGAGTGCCAGGAAGGGCTTTAGCTATGGCTTTTTTGCAGGAAACCAActcttccatcaaaccatagTTTGTGTGAAGTCCTGCAAAAAGATGCTGAAATAGAGTTATTTTCAGTCCCTCAACAAGTAAATAACTAAAGATGTGATACTAGATATCTCTAACAACAGGCGTACTTCCTGATGTATCACATAGAACCACATCAAACCCTTCACGCTTCCCACGTTTTACTGCCTGCGATAGAACTACGAAATAAGTCAAATTAGATGAAACATATGAGTGGAGCTCCTTATTAGACAGCAAAGTACTTTCATAATGCTTCTCAGATCACAGTGCCATACCTGCTGGAGGCTGTGCCTTCTTATCATTGTCGATGACGATCTCTGAACCTGTTCTCTCAGCCCAAACTTCTAGCTGGTCACGAGCTGCTGCTCTGAAGGTATCACCTGCTGCCATCAATACCTATTGTGGTTCAAATCAGTGCTGTAAACCAATTAGTTTATTTGACAGGGATCCATGGTTTTATCCAGAGTTGCAAATATGACAAGCAGCACTTTATAGTTTATAACACATCAAATACAACAGTGCACAAATCCGAGGGACCAGCTGGCTATAGATTTTTTTGCTCTAGCAGTAACAGAGTAAAGCAATACATATATCCGGACCTTTTCCCACATACCTACCCTATAAAACAGGAGACTTCAAGGAAATAGGCTCACCTTCACTCCTTCATTCTTAAATCTGTGAGCAAGCTTTCCTGCAAATAGAACAAACGGAAGATTGATCATCTACaagtttttttagattaaggttAAACACCAGCCTCTTATATTGACCATCTAAATGCAGTTGGGTAGCTATTTTGGCAGATTTAACTATCTGAGTACCACGCAATCGGTGGAGCAGTAAAGTATGCCAGGGAATTACCTAAGGAGGTAGTTTTTCCACCACCATTCACTCCCACGATCATGATGACCGACGGCTTCCTGTCATAGTGGCGTAGCGCAACATGACCTCGCAAATCCCAAACAACAAATGATTGTCGTAGGCAGGAGAGAGCAGAACCTGAAGCCGAGGTTCAGCTCGGAGTTGCCGCCCTTGCTTGTCAGCAGTTGGAGAATGCACCTCTTCAGGGCCGCCTGCGCCATCATCGACAAATCAACACTATAAATCTCTAAACGGCGAAACCAATGAAGTGTCGAGTAACATTCAAAATAGAAGCCCATTCGAGAGATCAAATTGACCTTTATTTCGGCCCCGGACTTGAGCTTGCCGTCGCGGATTTCCCCGCGGAGCGTGTCGACGATCCTGAAGGAGATTTTAGGCCCGAAATCCGACACGAGAAGTGCCTGCGTGGAGGGAATGAGCAAGGAACAACATCAGAATGAAAATGAAGGAGCAGAGTCGTCGAAGCCGGCACGCACCTCCTCAAGGTCGTCGAGGACGCGGTCGGTGTCGGCGAGGTTCCAGTAGGTGAGGAGCTCGTCGACGACGGAGAGGTTCTCGCGGGTCTTGGAGAAGCCGGAGAAGAGCTTCTCGACGTCACTCttggccttctccttgatgaggCGGCCGAGGCGGGTGAAGAAGCCCGCCtgcccggccgcggcggcgcagcgtagGCGGGCGGGGCTGGCGCGGACGGAggaggcggtgccggtggcggtGGGGGAGAGGAAGGGCAGGACGTGGGAGGGTGCCGCCATTTCCGGCGCCGCGCGGCGTCGCGGATACGGAGCTGTGGGTGGATAGGGCTGcctgatttcttcttcttcttggcgcTATCCATCCAGTGGGCTTGGGGGCCCAAAACGAGGTACAGCCCACGAAGCCGCCAACAAATCTTTTTCTCTAATGATTTAGTATCAGTTGTTAGACCAGTTCTAATGGAATTTTATTCGCTCGTCCATCCATCCATATCCGCTGGCGGTGAGTATTCATTAGTATTATTATTCAAAGTGTGGCTCGGCACATTGTAAACGTTGTGGAAGCCAGCCAGTTTATTCGCTGCTGGCGTCCACCGCCACGGCCGTGTGACGCGGCAAGGCGTGCCGTCACGTGCACCGCCTGCCCCCCATGCTCTTCAAGTCTTGATCTGCTTGCTCTCCCACAGAGACACAGCATCCCGAGCCCGGAGCGACCGAGCGAGCAGTCGCCAACCACCCGCGCACGCGGTGCGCCGAGGTCGCGGATGCCGGATCCCTCGCCGGCCCACTGCCACCGCTACGCTATCTATAAGAAGCGCTCCATCACACTGCTTtcctccatccatccatccatcttgcaAGCCACACTAGCTACTAATCACTGCTCTCGGCTGCAATGCGCCGCCacacgccgctgctcgccgccgccctggcgctcggcgtcctcgccgtcgGGCTCCAGGCCCAGCCGTTCGACTACCCGTCGGCGCGCCCGTCCACGTCCTGGGCCAACACGGACGCCTCCCTCCCGCACCACGTCACCTTCATGGACGGCTCCGTGGCGCGCGCCGCGCTGCTGCGCCTCAACCCCGCCGGCTTCGGCCCCTCCTACGCCTTCGGCTTCTTCTGCACCAACcacggcaccgccgccggcgcggggccCTGCAACgacttcctcctcgccgtcgccgtcgtctaCTGCAACAGCGGCGCGCTCATGACCTCCGTCGTCGCCGGCATCCCGCAGGTCGTCTGGTCCGCCAACCGCGCCCGCCCCGTCGGGGAGGGCGCCACCCTCCAGTTCACGCCCGCGGGCGACCTCGTGCTCAAGGCGCCTGACGGCACGCTCGTGTGGTCCGCGGGCACCGCGGGGAAGTCCGTCGCCGGAATCAGCATCAACAGCGACGGCAACCTCGTCATGGTCGACGGGACCAACCGGGCCGTCTGGCAGTCGTTCGACCACCCCACCGACACGCTGCTCGTCGGCCAGTCCCTGCGGCAGGGCGCGCGCCTCACCGCCAACACCTCCGCCGTCAACTGGTCCGGGAGCCGCCTCTACCTCACCGTCGCCGACGACAGCTTGAGCGCCTACGTCGACGCTAAGCCGCCGCAGCGCTACTACCACCTCGGCTTCAccaaggccgccggcgcctACGCCACGTACGCCAACGGCAGCCTCACGGTGTtcgccccgcccgccgcgccgctgaccGCCGTCCAGCTGCCCGCCGTCGGCGCCGGGACGGTGCAGTACATGCGCCTCGAGTACGACGGCCACCTCCGGCTGTACGAGTGGCGTCCCGCGGGGTGGGCGCCGGTCTTCGACGTCCTGCGCCTCTTCCCGGACGACTGCGCGTTCCCGACGGTGTGCGGCGCCTACGGCGTGTGCACGGACATGCAGTGCAGCTGCCCGGACGCCGCCAACTTCCGGGCAGTCGACTTCCGGAGGCCCAGCCGCGGTTGCGtcccggcggggccggcggcctcgtgcgcggcggcgcggctcgtgTCGCTGCCCGGCCTCGCCTACTTCAACGACCACGCCACCAGCATGAGGACGCTGGAGAGGGTGAGCGAGGGCGCGTGCAAGAAGGCGTGCCTGGACGACTGCAAGTGCATGGCGGCGCAGTTCATCTACGGGGCAGACGCCGGCGACGGCTTCTGCTACCTGCAGTCGGAGGTGTTCTCGCTCGAGACGTCGCTCCCGGAGGTGGTGCACTACAACTCCACCATGCACCTCAAGGTGCAGGCCACGCGTGCGACGTCGGCCTGAATTTATTTGAGCACTGCATCTGCATGCAGGCCTCTTCGAAAATGACATCAACTCAGATTCAGACTTTCAGTGTTGCCCTGGATTATTGTTTGTGTTCCATCCAATAAAGCAGACTCGTGACAGCACTACGTACAATAAAGTCGGTTTAATTTTTGGATAAGACTACTGGTGTCTTAACCTCATCCATCCAGTAACCATACATTctagtctcaaaaaaaaaagtaaccaTACATTCTCTAGTAATGCATTGAGGCATTATTAGTGCAACAAAAGAAGCCAAGTATAATTACACGACAAGTAACACTTAAAAAATACAGACAGTTTAGGAAGTCGAGCACATGCAGTATGTAAGCTTATACTATGATCGACTAGCTAGACAATGGATAGACATGATAATAACTTTAAAACAAGTCCATACTTGTGCATGTGACGCCAAATTCAAGACACCCTTGTCCACAAATCCAATGCCAGCCTAACCAATTGACAGAGAGAATTTGTGATTGACAATtagccctgtttggtttgcagTAGTGCAACTAGCACTATAAAGGAATCTTTATGCATGAActactaaatgaagtatatttgcaaaatattttcacAGATGGGTGCAACTtgcgcgacaaatctaatgaacctaattaattcatgattaattacaGTACTGCTACAGTATCCACCCTCTAATTatgcggtcaaaagcctcattgCATGCGTCTCGTGAAGTGGCGCAGAggttgtgaagttagttttgtaaagtgcttttatttaatatctctaattagttgtcaaaatatgctacagtaccttGTGCTACATAAACCAAGCAAGGCCCACTGTGGGGAAGTACTCCCTTGTTCTTTCAAAGACCACTGTTCATTTAGTCGTCTTGTtaaatccaaaaaattttggtCAAAAACATCACGtcaaatgtttggacacatacatggagcattaaatatagacaAAAAAAACAATTACACAGTTGcatgtaaattgcgagacggatcttttaaatctaattgcTCCATGATTAGATAATGCGATGATACAATAAATATTTGCTAATGATAAATAATTaagcttaataaattcatccCACAGTTTACAGGAGAAATCtgtgatttgttttgttattactccatatttaatacttcaaatgtgtgtCTGTAtacttcaaaaattttacacccaAACAACTAAACACACTCTTCAAATTTAACCCCACAAAAACTATTCATTTAGATTGTTGTAAAGTTTATCTTATTAAGCAATATTAAATATCAAGAAATAATTATACAAGGTATGAAGCCAATTAAATGCTTAAGAGCCCAGTAAGTAGTCCAGGTAGTCCTGGGCCCCCCCGCTGATTTGgcccaaaaaaaatttagcaGTTTTTTTACCGGATCGGAGGCCCAGCCTAGTCCGCACACACCCGGCCTCATCACCGTCTCCAGCGTGTCCCCCcgcccaagccgccgccgcccgcatcgCCTCTCCTCGTCTCCCGTTTCGACTCATCTCCAGCGGTCGTCCCCGACTGGTGGCGCCACAGCagcgcggcccgcggcggctcaCCGACGCACCGCCGCCCATCCAGCCCCACGCTTCCGTCGCCCCAGGCCCCAGCCCTAGCAACTCGCGGCGCCGCAGCCTGCGGTCTGCGGGCTGCGGCCtggccggccccggcggcgcctGCCGTCTAGCACGGGCACACGGCGCAGCACATCAGCGGGGCGTTGCAGCCTGGGCGGCGCGCGGGACTCTCGGCTGACGCGGTGCGGGAGCGGCAAGGGCGGGCGTGGCGCGTGGCGAGTGGCGACCGACGAGGGCTCACCGAGGTGGGCCATCAAGCTCCTGCTGTGCTTCTCGGCTCGTTTGGTATCTGTGGTAGTCATGATTCATTCCGCCTGGTTGCTGTTTAACGCAATTTCTTGGTGGATTCAGTTAGAGGGCTCGATTCTGTAAGCAGGCGGAGAAACGCAATTTCATTATGCTTTGGCAAAGGAGTTCTACGCTATGGCAACCCGTATCCTGTTGCGTCAAAATCTGAGAAAGTTGGCTTCGTTTGCACTCCAGAACATATCCCAGAGGCAACTAATTTCACCTTGCCCTCCAATCCTCAGGTAATGGAACAGTTTTGTCGATCTTACCTCTTTTCAGTCCTTGTCCGCAGTTTTATGCATACACACCGACTAGCAAATGCCACATGACTAGAATGTGTGCCTAATCGCTTGCTCACAATGTTTACACCTTCTTTTAAGACACGCAGGCCGTAACTGAAATTCTGTAAGGAGCAAGTAATCTGTTCTGCTGGGTTCTGAAACATATATATCACTAGAGATCACTTATAAATGTTGCCCACTCAGTCACTCAATATATGAAGCAAGCTTAACATGTGAAGTGTCTAGCAAGAATATCATACTGGTTTTGAGTACCTGTTTTTCATCATCTATCTCAGTTTAATTTAGTTTTGCTCATACTTTCCTTCTACTTGATACAAGAATATCATACTGGTTTTGAGTACCCTTTTTTCATGTACGTCAGTTTAATTTAGTTTTGCTCATACTCTCCTTCTACTTTATACAGATCTACTGCTGTTTCCCCTAGCAAATGTTTCAGCCCCCTTTACCTGTTTGGAAATTCGTGGACTGTCAGATGGGCTACCTATGGATCAGTGAATCTAGTTTTGTCTGATGATGGCAAGCCTAGGTTTCAGATTGAGGAGGTGGAACCCTCCAAAAAGAGAAGGTATTTGACAAAGAAGCGCTTGAAGCTTCAGAGAAAGCGggtaaagaaaaagaggaaagagGCAAATAAAAATGATCCACGACGCATTAGACCCAAGGGAAAGAAGATAAAACAAAAATTCCCCACAGCTGAAGCTAGGCTCAAATATAAGATTGACAAGGTAGTGAACTCACATATTATGTGGCTTTGTTTGGTTTTATTGGCTCATGTTTTGCTGAACCATTTCTTTATGCATATTTCTTGATGTTTAGTCAactttgtgatattagtaaacgAGCTTCCTAATTACTATACAGCATCTGAATCGCCACTCTGGTTTTACTGTTAAAAGCAATATTCATACAGAACATTGCCTTTTCAGTTGTTTTCCCTGCTACTGTTTCTACTATATTCATAAGTTCTTTGTATTAATGTTCAGTTGATTCATTTGAACCATATTAAGAAACTGTATTATTTAATTTACACGatgtaattattttctttatttatttggTGTGGTAAGAGAAAATAAATTGAAATAAGCTATTTCTCTTTCAGGCCAAATTAAAGGAAGCTATGTTGGTCGAGAAGCTAAAGAAGTATGAGGTTGCCAAAGCTCAAGGCCCTATGGCTAAACCAGATGACCTTAGCGGTGAGGAAAAGTTTTACTTGAAGAAGGTTTCACAGAAAAAGTCAAATTATGTCCCTGTTGGAAGGCGAGGAGTTTTTGGAGGCGTAATTCTGAACATGCATTTGCATTGGAAGAAACATGAAACCGTGAAGGTCATATGTAAGCCCTGCAAACCAGGGCAAATCCAGGAATATGCAAATGAGATAGCTAGATTGAGTGGCGGTATACCTGTTAACATCATTGGAGATGACACTATAGTCTTCTACCGAGGAAAGAACTATGTTCAGCCAGAAGTTATGTCACCTGTCGATACATTGTCAAAGAAAAAGGTAATTAGGATGGATGTttggtttaattttgtttctaTAGAAATAATGAATCATGTTTGTGGATGCTGCAAACCCTCATGATTTTGCTTCTAAAGATATATTGGTCCAAACGTCTCTTCATTGGTGATTCTCATTCGAAGCTGGCAAATGGTTTATTTACTTTTGCCGGGTTTCCCTCTAGCATAACTGCATAAGCGTAATCCAACTTGCTTCGGAGTTGGGACTAAAAGGTTTTGTTGTTGCTGAAGATAGACTGATGCATGCTTATGTATGTGACCAACATGCAAAGGTTCTCTGTCTCCTTTATGTTTAATAACCGGTAGATATGCACATAAAAATAAACTATCGATTCTTATAAAGTTCATGTCCGCATCATACCTCCCCTGTTCCCAGCTCATGTAACCTAATGCACAACTCAGGTTGTGCAATCGTCTTGTCTTGATAACTAACAATCAAGCTGATTCTAGATCTGTATCTTTTAAATGCGCTTACATCTGCccttttttatttaattatcAGGCACTTGAAAAATCAAAATATGAACAGTCGCTGGAGACAGTTCGGCGTTTCATTGCAGTATCTGAAAAGGAGCTTGAACTTTATTATCGGCATGTTGCACTTTATGGAATTCCACAATCCCAGAAGGCTGTTCTTGTTTGTGGTGATGATAGAGAAGCTTCTTTGCTTAAAATGGGGGAATTGGATCAAGGGAAGGACCAATTTCCCCATGTGGCTACTgatcatttttctgattttcacATCAGTGATGTTTCTGAATCAGATGAAGAAGAGACTTCTGGTAGTGAATACGATGTTAATGACGATGACACTGAGGATATGATCAACATTTCTGAAGACGCGATTTCTGATCATCGTGGGTTAGCCAACAGAAAGTGAAGTGTGATTACCTTGTCTGACATAATTACATTGTTGTCTATAAATTTGCCTCAGACTTAGCCACACATTATACCATGGATGTTTCTCATCACTTGGATTGAATGATGTCAGTGTTAGACTTTGGTGTACCTAATCATCATCATATTATGTTGATTATTCATTACAGCTAGCTAGCCCTTCTGTTGTCAGCTAAAGCTGGGTTTAATTTTGTGGTGGTTTTTCCTTGAAAGCCTTGATGTGTATACTAGTACTAGTGTACAACAAGCTCAACCTTGCTCTGTCATCTGTCATCTGTCACCTGTCACCAGATGCAGTGATGTATCTTGCATATCCTTCTAAAAGTGCTCTCCCCTTGCTGTCAAAAGCTAAGTTAGTTTGGGAGCTGGGACAGCTGTGGAAAGTTATATAATACCAGCTACTTATAAAGAGATACTATATTCTACTGCTGAAGAAAGTAGGCACTTAGTTGGCCTCACTACATGGCCACCAATGTCTGAAATCTATGAGGTGATTTCTGATGACAGAATTCTTGGAGGATTGGACTGGCCGTGCATCACTTTCTggcatctcttttttttttcaaagatcAATGATGTTGTTGGGAAGCATCTACTCTGAATAATTCTGATACATCATGGGTGAACGAACAGTAGCTTGACAGAAGAGGAAGCTGTAAATATTTGCATAATTTGTTGCTATCATTACGAGTTTTAACTAATTACTCATATAAGTGTTCTGTCACTGATTTTTTTGCATAATTCTGCCACCACCGTTATGGGTTTCTACTTTTATGTCCTGAGAAGGGTTCCAATGCAAGAGAAAAGTAGGTGAATCAATTGACTTTTGGGAGAAGCATAGAAGAATATTTGCGTCGGTTCCCTTGTGACGCAAGTCTTCATTCAAAAATGCAAATTGAGAACCTACACTATTCCACCAGAAAGCCACTTGTGAGTCGGTGAGATCAAAGATGAAGCCTGCAACACTTGTGAGTCGGTGAGATCAAAGATGAAGCCTGCAAGGCTGCAACATCAATATTTTGGGTATGGACCATGCGTATGAAACCTTTGCAGAGGTACGAGCTACGAAACACATGCCAACAACATGCATGCATATACAGATGTAGTGCACATAGATTCCTCTTTTCTATAGATGCAAAGTTAATACTGCCCACGCTAAAAGGAATCAAATACCGTAACCAAACTCAACCAAAAGTCAACACATGTATAAAGCTTCGTCAgaaacatgtaccaaaattaaACCAGCATAGATTTAACCATCTCTATAGACGCTTGAAGCAAAGCAAAACCAGTATACTTCCAGTTTTTCAATAATAGTGTTTGGATATTGTATCCCCCAAATTGTGATGCTTTCTaacaaataaaattaattaatataatataattatCCAACATTCTTAGCTGTGTGACGTGCGTGGTGACCAGAGCTGTACATAGCTGACACTAGCATACagcctcatatatatatatcaacacCCTACCTAGTGCATAGCATAGAATGTGTTCTTCCACTACTTCACGAGGTAGGTCAACTGCAGAGTAGAGCAGTTCTTAAACATATCATCATGCTAAAAATTAGATATAGTTGTTGTTAATGTGCCTAGCTGTCATCTCAAAGCAGATTCATGTATTGGTCTCCCACTCAGCAATATCATGTAGACCTTTCTGTGACAAGATTCAAATATTCGATCTCCTCTTTTCTCTTGTGGGGTTATTTGGCTGCTGAATTTTCTGTCGGCGTGCCCCTTTTTCTAGGTGTCATTTTCATAACTGGATATGGCCACTCTGTGTTCTCATTACACACGAACAAATCAGTATGGCTGGTCACTTGCTTTTGTTATAAGTTTGGACCACAAATATCATTGTGCGTATTTCTAGTAAGTACTGCATATGCCAACATCTAACTACAGAAGAATAGTCAAGTACAATTTGATAGGGAATGAAATAACTCGAGATGATCAGAGGTACACACGCAAGAAAATACAGTAATATCAGCTATAATTGCTAAGTAGCCTACTTTTATCTTGTTAAATGATGTCCTAGTGGTTTAACAAAAATTGTTGCTAATATAGTGTGCAAACCAAAAAATATTAAGGAAACATCAAAGATGATCAGCAGACTGTTTACACGGGCAATTAACCATATATATACTGTAATTTGGATGGTTAATATTAACTTTAGACCTCATCGATGTGTCTCTTTCCATCGTGTCACAGGTACGGTTTGCCCATCAATAATAATAGTCAATGTgtccctagctagctagcaactGGGGCGCGTTGGCGTGCAATGCATTTTGCCAGCACTTTATATCCACACAGTGGAAAAGGCGCAGATAGGTCAATTTTAAGCATACTAACCCCAAGCTTTCTACATCCAATTCTTCGATGGATCTGCAATATCAGTAAATCGCCAAGGCCCTATATGTTTTCACTTGCAAATTCATTACCAAGAAAATGCTTGATGGATCCATTTTTATCTAATAATGAGTGCCAAGATACTTTCTCAGTCTAATATATGGATGATTAGTTGGATGTATAATAATGTATAAAATGTTATTTATATTGACCATATATGCTTAGATATAATCCttgtttttttaacaaaaatccTTGTGGCAGCAATGACACAAAGTAGTACTTGGTGGAGCCTACATATATGTCAAGGAAAAACTGTTGGCCAAAGCAGAAACTGCGGCGTAGATATACTCAGGCACTCTAGTACTGGACTATATATATGACTGCCAGGTCCTACCTTCTctcctctttctttctcctttgtCCGCAGCCAACTTTAGcttttctcttcctcctctcctcttcctccctccctctctctgcaAGCTAGACATATCTGGCCGCAGCTGCGGGCTAGTTAGGGTTGGTGCTTGGAGAGAGGTACCCTTTCCTCCCTTGCATATCAAGCCTTGAGATCACCCCTCACCTTTTTTGATCCCCTAAACACAAAGTTAGTAGTCCTTGGTTGGTGGGGTACTAGAGCAAGGCAGATCAAGGAGGAGGGGTGCAGAAAGAAAGAGGGATCAGCTCTAgctagaggaggaaggagaggcacTTGTTAGCTGCTTGACTGTAGCTAGATTTATACACCTCCATACATAGCGAGCGAGGGCCGAGGATCTTGTACAGATGTCTCAGGCGATGTCGggtggcaccggcggcggcggcgcagggcagtTCGGGGACACGACGTTCACCAAGGTGTTCGTGGGGGGCCTTGCCTGGGAGACGCACAAGGAGGGCATGCGGGCCTACTTCGAGCAGTTCGGCGATATCCTTGAGGCGGTCGTCATCACTGACAAGAACACCGGTAGATCCAAGGGATACGGATTTGTGAGTTCTAAGTCTTTTCCTTTAGAATCATGATCTCCCTCCTTGTTAACATATGATTTCCCCTCATAATATGATCTTTCCTCTTTGATGATTAGCCTAAGAATTAGTTAGTGTGCAACAGGTAGCATATATATAAACCATTGAATTGAGGAGCTTATTAATACGATATTTGTATCTAGTTGGGATGGTGATCTTGGATAATTGTAGGTAACTTTCCGCGAGCCGGAGGCAGCACTGAGAGCTTGCATCGATCAGTACCCGGTAATCGATGGAAGGAGGGCCAACTGCAACCTTGCCTATCTCGGGGTCAACAAGTCCAAGACTGCACCGGTGCCGCCATATCTGCAGCCATATGGTAATTCACTATGTCTTCATCTTCGACAAAGAAACTAAATTGTGTCTTAAATATTCAGCAAAAGAATTTAAGTAAATAAGCAAGAGTTTCATATGCATGCTAGATATATATGTACTGTTGGCTTGCTTGCTCAGTATAAGGACAGAAGTGATGAATCATGTAGATCAAAGGTTTTTGCCTTTGCATCATTTTATGCTAACGTATGCCTTGCTAATCAATAAACTACTCTGCTACTAAGCTTTTTTCTAGCCTCTTAGTGCTGCCTTAAAATTAAGTAAGACAATATTTGAAGCACTGCACTTTTAGAATCAAATCAATATTGTCTAAAGAAGAAAATGCATGCTTTATTGTTTCACAATCAACTGATAACTATAACTACTAACTaaagttttatttttttcactaTATAGATCGAGTATCTGTGTGATGCAAATA
This genomic interval carries:
- the LOC120671931 gene encoding CRM-domain containing factor CFM9, mitochondrial-like, which codes for MATRILLRQNLRKLASFALQNISQRQLISPCPPILRSTAVSPSKCFSPLYLFGNSWTVRWATYGSVNLVLSDDGKPRFQIEEVEPSKKRRYLTKKRLKLQRKRVKKKRKEANKNDPRRIRPKGKKIKQKFPTAEARLKYKIDKAKLKEAMLVEKLKKYEVAKAQGPMAKPDDLSGEEKFYLKKVSQKKSNYVPVGRRGVFGGVILNMHLHWKKHETVKVICKPCKPGQIQEYANEIARLSGGIPVNIIGDDTIVFYRGKNYVQPEVMSPVDTLSKKKALEKSKYEQSLETVRRFIAVSEKELELYYRHVALYGIPQSQKAVLVCGDDREASLLKMGELDQGKDQFPHVATDHFSDFHISDVSESDEEETSGSEYDVNDDDTEDMINISEDAISDHRGLANRK
- the LOC120673677 gene encoding EP1-like glycoprotein 4; its protein translation is MRRHTPLLAAALALGVLAVGLQAQPFDYPSARPSTSWANTDASLPHHVTFMDGSVARAALLRLNPAGFGPSYAFGFFCTNHGTAAGAGPCNDFLLAVAVVYCNSGALMTSVVAGIPQVVWSANRARPVGEGATLQFTPAGDLVLKAPDGTLVWSAGTAGKSVAGISINSDGNLVMVDGTNRAVWQSFDHPTDTLLVGQSLRQGARLTANTSAVNWSGSRLYLTVADDSLSAYVDAKPPQRYYHLGFTKAAGAYATYANGSLTVFAPPAAPLTAVQLPAVGAGTVQYMRLEYDGHLRLYEWRPAGWAPVFDVLRLFPDDCAFPTVCGAYGVCTDMQCSCPDAANFRAVDFRRPSRGCVPAGPAASCAAARLVSLPGLAYFNDHATSMRTLERVSEGACKKACLDDCKCMAAQFIYGADAGDGFCYLQSEVFSLETSLPEVVHYNSTMHLKVQATRATSA
- the LOC120673678 gene encoding cell division protein FtsY homolog, chloroplastic-like, with translation MAAPSHVLPFLSPTATGTASSVRASPARLRCAAAAGQAGFFTRLGRLIKEKAKSDVEKLFSGFSKTRENLSVVDELLTYWNLADTDRVLDDLEEALLVSDFGPKISFRIVDTLRGEIRDGKLKSGAEIKAALKRCILQLLTSKGGNSELNLGFRKPSVIMIVGVNGGGKTTSLGKLAHRFKNEGVKVLMAAGDTFRAAARDQLEVWAERTGSEIVIDNDKKAQPPAVLSQAVKRGKREGFDVVLCDTSGRLHTNYGLMEELVSCKKAIAKALPGTPNEILLVLDGTTGLNMLQQAREFNDVVGVTGFILTKLDGTARGGCVVSVVDELGIPVKFIGVGEGMEDLQPFDAEAFVEAIFP